One segment of bacterium DNA contains the following:
- a CDS encoding rhomboid family intramembrane serine protease has product MRYYTRNQSSYQFIGGDYPAVKMLLILNFIAYLLQWLLSITGGENFVYNYLALSPRIWEGQIWQLVTYMFLHADVWHMLFNMLALWLFGKELEMTWGSNEFLKYYFICGIGAGLTFLLFSKGVVIGASGAVFGLLLAFGMTFPDQIILMSLIFPIKAKYMVIIYGVITFMNIANPSGDGVAHFAHLGGMVFGLIYLKKEWFVFKANRTKMEIKPRRSESKELRPLPPREDRSEAMRSKVDSILDKINEVGYDHLTKEEKEILLEASQHLSNSDRPNIKH; this is encoded by the coding sequence ATGCGTTATTACACGCGAAATCAATCATCGTATCAGTTTATTGGCGGCGATTATCCTGCGGTAAAAATGCTGCTGATACTCAATTTTATCGCTTATTTACTCCAATGGTTACTTTCAATCACGGGCGGGGAGAACTTTGTATATAATTATCTTGCCCTCTCTCCAAGGATATGGGAAGGACAGATCTGGCAGCTGGTGACCTATATGTTTCTGCATGCCGATGTCTGGCACATGTTGTTTAACATGCTGGCGCTGTGGCTTTTTGGAAAAGAGCTTGAAATGACTTGGGGATCCAATGAGTTTCTCAAGTATTATTTCATTTGCGGAATAGGCGCCGGTCTGACCTTTTTGTTATTTTCCAAAGGCGTGGTCATTGGCGCATCCGGGGCTGTCTTTGGCTTACTCCTTGCTTTTGGAATGACGTTTCCTGATCAGATCATTCTCATGAGCCTTATTTTTCCGATCAAGGCAAAATACATGGTCATTATTTACGGCGTCATTACTTTCATGAATATTGCAAATCCTTCCGGCGATGGAGTTGCACACTTTGCTCATCTCGGCGGTATGGTATTCGGACTTATATATCTAAAAAAAGAGTGGTTCGTTTTTAAGGCGAACCGCACAAAGATGGAAATTAAACCTAGACGAAGTGAGAGCAAGGAATTAAGGCCGTTGCCTCCGCGAGAGGATCGCAGTGAGGCAATGAGAAGCAAAGTGGATAGTATTTTGGATAAGATCAACGAAGTTGGATATGATCATCTGACAAAAGAAGAAAAAGAGATTCTGCTCGAAGCAAGCCAACACTTGTCCAATTCAG